Proteins encoded in a region of the Vitis riparia cultivar Riparia Gloire de Montpellier isolate 1030 chromosome 7, EGFV_Vit.rip_1.0, whole genome shotgun sequence genome:
- the LOC117918269 gene encoding light-inducible protein CPRF2-like isoform X1: MESVFSSDDLEAMWTAVTAGSSAGMSRISSEWMLEKFLLEASSSSPASSTSCPVSAVSQCPAPYADVTAPYAAAAAAAAAQSSSSKSRPRGEDDEVVEIKVRSPPLDQPPENPVDHQAFLRKRLDLACAAVALSRESGVKPQESAVKPQESAFSMQTQSKPSQLGSQAVATVDPGHVFPITQDKVEGGSLGVPASATSQNKPGAQVITTTSGSSRELSDDDELEGETDTTDNMDPADEKRARRMLSNRESARRSRRRKQEHLSELETQVSQLGVENSSLLKRLTDVNQKFNEAAVDNRVLKADVETLRTKVRMAEDAVKRVTGLTSLLPAIPDIPSMGMPFVNSTSSNTSADAAVPVQRDSNHFIHPPVPNNLIAPPHDQRLNNGFPTNCPPLPTESLLNGAGPKNMPQTSPMQNVSRVCVGANPCGVMPGWDSVPSHVTTNIKNQN, from the exons atggAGTCTGTGTTTTCGTCGGACGATCTGGAAGCGATGTGGACGGCGGTGACTGCGGGGTCGTCGGCGGGAATGAGTAGGATATCATCGGAGTGGATGTTGGAGAAGTTTCTTCTAgaagcttcttcttcttctcctgcTTCTTCTACTTCTTGCCCGGTATCTGCGGTGTCTCAGTGTCCGGCCCCCTATGCTGACGTCACAGCGCCTTatgccgccgccgccgccgccgccgccgctcAATCATCGTCGTCGAAGTCGAGGCCGCGAGGTGAAGACGATGAAGTCGTGGAGATCAAGGTTCGTTCTCCGCCGTTGGATCAGCCTCCGGAGAATCCCGTTGATCATCAGGCGTTTCTCAGAAAACGTCTCGATCTGGCGTGCGCTGCTGTTGCTCTCTCTCGG GAATCTGGCGTAAAGCCTCAGGAATCTGCTGTAAAGCCTCAGGAATCTGCATTTTCAATGCAAACTCAATCAAAGCCTTCTCAACTGGGGTCTCAAGCTGTTG CCACTGTAGACCCTGGACATGTATTCCCCATCACACAAGATAAGGTTGAAGGTGGGTCACTTGGCGTTCCAGCCTCAGCTACCTCTCAGAATAAACCAGGGGCGCAGGTTATAACAACAACCAGTGGATCATCAAGAGAACTATCGGATGATGATGAGCTTGAAGGAGAAACTGACACCACTGATAATATGGATCCTGCTGATGAAAAGCGTGCTAGGAG GATGCTATCTAATCGAGAGTCAGCTAGACGCTCCAGAAGAAGAAAGCAAGAACATTTGAGTGAACTTGAAACACAG GTTTCACAATTAGGGGTTGAAAACTCTTCATTATTGAAGCGTCTCACAGACGTTAATCAAAAGTTCAATGAAGCTGCTGTTGACAACAGAGTTTTAAAAGCTGATGTTGAGACATTGAGAACAAAG GTGAGGATGGCTGAGGATGCAGTTAAGCGAGTCACAGGGTTGACCTCTCTGCTTCCTGCTATACCGGATATCCCGAGCATGGGCATGCCATTTGTGAACAGCACATCTTCCAACACATCTGCAGATGCTGCTGTGCCTGTCCAACGCGACTCCAACCACTTCATCCACCCACCGGTTCCTAACAATCTGATTGCTCCTCCACATGACCAGAGGTTGAACAATGGCTTCCCTACCAATTGCCCTCCCCTCCCCACTGAAAGCCTACTGAATGGCGCTGGGCCAAAGAACATGCCTCAAACATCGCCAATGCAGAACGTTTCAAGAGTTTGTGTGGGTGCTAATCCATGTGGCGTGATGCCTGGTTGGGACTCGGTGCCTTCCCATGTAACTACAAACATTAAAAACCAGAACTAA
- the LOC117918258 gene encoding pentatricopeptide repeat-containing protein At2g29760, chloroplastic-like has product MRACMQRFPQLSHTRFSFRLHPLTNPNKLPRIHGNTIATVEDPSAASRLDCTNVFVWNTMIRKQAENGLITRDPPLLYYIQGLRAGLRPNGHTFMYLLKALVSGQEVKEGEEVHASVVRTGFACSEFVSGALLGFYVACGLVCKGRQVFDEMRQPGLVLWTLIIRAYVCVTLPEKALELFRTMREVGLTPDMVAISTVVSACGLLGDLGVAKAMHCFIEKSGIEVDAFVSSTLISTYGECGSLDYAYRFFQETPMKNIVVWNTMIHQSVEHNNLELGKQLFQSMPDRDVVSWNSMIGGFARIGQYQEALTWFHEMEFSGVSPNTLTLLSTLSACASHGALDTGAWIHAHVDKNDMNRDGSLDSSLIDMYSKCGDIDKAVQIFEESTRRDLFTWTSIICGLAMHGRGEKALHYFSKMKEAQVQPDDVTMVGVLSACAHAGLLDQGWWYFQSMEKVFGLVPKVEHYGCMVDLLGRMGCLKEAYDLIMGMPREANEIIWGAFLSACRVHNNVELGEVAARRLLGLDPRDPWARVMLSNMYAEEAKWDRSMGLRKEIKKKGLKKSPGCSSIEVNGSVHGFLVGDNSHPCYTEINSMLEKIEKLMRL; this is encoded by the coding sequence ATGCGAGCATGCATGcaacgtttccctcaactttcACATACGCGCTTCTCTTTTCGTCTTCATCCTCTCACAAACCCTAACAAGCTTCCTCGAATTCATGGTAACACCATCGCAACTGTCGAAGATCCATCTGCGGCGAGCCGATTAGACTGCACCAATGTCTTTGTATGGAACACCATGATCAGGAAACAGGCAGAAAACGGCCTCATTACTAGAGATCCACCTCTTTTGTATTACATACAAGGGCTTCGTGCGGGTCTGAGACCCAATGGGCACACCTTCATGTACTTATTGAAGGCATTGGTTAGTGGGCAAGAGGTCAAGGAAGGAGAAGAGGTTCATGCGAGCGTTGTGAGAACTGGGTTTGCGTGTAGTGAGTTTGTTTCGGGCGCTTTGCTAGGGTTTTACGTGGCCTGCGGCCTTGTCTGTAAAGGGAGACAGGTGTTCGACGAAATGCGTCAACCAGGGTTGGTTTTGTGGACTCTGATTATTCGGGCTTATGTTTGCGTGACCCTTCCGGAGAAAGCGTTGGAGCTGTTCCGGACGATGAGGGAAGTTGGGTTGACGCCGGACATGGTTGCAATATCCACCGTTGTCTCAGCATGTGGCCTGTTGGGCGATTTGGGCGTTGCAAAGGCGATGCATTGCTTTATTGAGAAGAGTGGGATTGAGGTTGACGCATTTGTGAGTAGCACCCTTATCAGCACATATGGGGAGTGTGGAAGTTTGGATTACGCTTACCGATTTTTCCAGGAAACCCCCATGAAAAATATTGTGGTTTGGAACACTATGATACATCAATCCGTGGAGCACAACAACTTGGAGCTTGGGAAGCAGTTATTCCAATCGATGCCTGATAGAGATGTAGTGTCATGGAATTCAATGATCGGAGGATTTGCCCGTATAGGACAGTATCAGGAAGCATTGACATGGTTTCATGAGATGGAGTTTTCGGGTGTGAGTCCTAATACATTGACCCTGTTGAGCACTCTGTCTGCCTGTGCTAGCCATGGAGCTCTGGACACTGGTGCTTGGATTCATGCTCATGTCGACAAGAACGACATGAATCGAGATGGGTCACTGGACTCTAGCCTGATTGACATGTATTCCAAGTGTGGGGATATTGATAAGGCAGTCCAAATATTTGAGGAGTCTACCAGAAGAGATCTCTTCACATGGACGTCGATCATATGCGGACTGGCTATGCATGGACGTGGGGAGAAAGCTCTGCACTATTTCTCTAAGATGAAAGAAGCCCAGGTTCAACCAGATGATGTGACAATGGTCGGAGTCCTCAGTGCCTGTGCTCATGCCGGATTGTTAGATCAAGGGTGGTGGTATTTCCAGTCAATGGAAAAGGTTTTTGGGTTGGTTCCCAAGGTTGAGCACTATGGGTGTATGGTTGATCTTCTCGGCCGAATGGGTTGTTTAAAGGAGGCATATGATCTTATAATGGGAATGCCCAGGGAGGCCAATGAGATAATATGGGGTGCTTTCCTGAGTGCCTGCAGAGTCCACAACAATGTTGAACTGGGGGAGGTTGCAGCCAGAAGGTTGCTTGGGCTTGACCCCCGTGATCCTTGGGCCCGAGTCATGCTGTCTAACATGTATGCAGAAGAAGCTAAATGGGATCGGTCTATGGGACTgaggaaagaaattaaaaagaagggGTTGAAGAAATCTCCTGGCTGTAGCTCAATTGAGGTAAATGGTAGTGTTCATGGGTTTCTTGTAGGAGACAATTCACATCCCTGTTACACCGAGATAAACTCTATGCTAGAAAAGATTGAAAAGCTTATGAGGTTGTGA
- the LOC117918269 gene encoding light-inducible protein CPRF2-like isoform X2 gives MESVFSSDDLEAMWTAVTAGSSAGMSRISSEWMLEKFLLEASSSSPASSTSCPVSAVSQCPAPYADVTAPYAAAAAAAAAQSSSSKSRPRGEDDEVVEIKVRSPPLDQPPENPVDHQAFLRKRLDLACAAVALSRESGVKPQESAVKPQESAFSMQTQSKPSQLGSQAVATVDPGHVFPITQDKVEGGSLGVPASATSQNKPGAQVITTTSGSSRELSDDDELEGETDTTDNMDPADEKRARRMLSNRESARRSRRRKQEHLSELETQVSQLGVENSSLLKRLTDVNQKFNEAAVDNRVLKADVETLRTKVKEMIFDHKASEVQFSILEM, from the exons atggAGTCTGTGTTTTCGTCGGACGATCTGGAAGCGATGTGGACGGCGGTGACTGCGGGGTCGTCGGCGGGAATGAGTAGGATATCATCGGAGTGGATGTTGGAGAAGTTTCTTCTAgaagcttcttcttcttctcctgcTTCTTCTACTTCTTGCCCGGTATCTGCGGTGTCTCAGTGTCCGGCCCCCTATGCTGACGTCACAGCGCCTTatgccgccgccgccgccgccgccgccgctcAATCATCGTCGTCGAAGTCGAGGCCGCGAGGTGAAGACGATGAAGTCGTGGAGATCAAGGTTCGTTCTCCGCCGTTGGATCAGCCTCCGGAGAATCCCGTTGATCATCAGGCGTTTCTCAGAAAACGTCTCGATCTGGCGTGCGCTGCTGTTGCTCTCTCTCGG GAATCTGGCGTAAAGCCTCAGGAATCTGCTGTAAAGCCTCAGGAATCTGCATTTTCAATGCAAACTCAATCAAAGCCTTCTCAACTGGGGTCTCAAGCTGTTG CCACTGTAGACCCTGGACATGTATTCCCCATCACACAAGATAAGGTTGAAGGTGGGTCACTTGGCGTTCCAGCCTCAGCTACCTCTCAGAATAAACCAGGGGCGCAGGTTATAACAACAACCAGTGGATCATCAAGAGAACTATCGGATGATGATGAGCTTGAAGGAGAAACTGACACCACTGATAATATGGATCCTGCTGATGAAAAGCGTGCTAGGAG GATGCTATCTAATCGAGAGTCAGCTAGACGCTCCAGAAGAAGAAAGCAAGAACATTTGAGTGAACTTGAAACACAG GTTTCACAATTAGGGGTTGAAAACTCTTCATTATTGAAGCGTCTCACAGACGTTAATCAAAAGTTCAATGAAGCTGCTGTTGACAACAGAGTTTTAAAAGCTGATGTTGAGACATTGAGAACAAAG GTGAAGGAGATGATATTTGATCACAAAGCAAGCGAAGTCCAATTTTCTATATTAGAAATGTAA